The Alistipes megaguti sequence CAACCGCGACAAGTATGTCGTTTCGGAGTCGCCGCTCTACCGCTGGGGACGCGGGCACATGCTGGCTTCGGGTTATCGCGGTTGCGGGGATGCGGAGAATCCCGCCGAGATCAACGTGCAGACCTTCTATTCGTGCAATATCGCGCCGCAGGGCGGTGAGGTTTTCAGTTCGCTGTGGCAGCAGGCCGAATGGCGCATCCAGGACTACTACGTCTGCGCCGACACGCTCTATTGTGTCTCGGGTGCCCACTTCGGCGAGGGGGCCATTGCCGCCCATGACGGCAGCTGGGTCAACCAGAACGCCCAGGTGAGGGGCAGTATCGACGAGGCAAAGCCGTGTGAGGTCCCGACCCACTACTACAAGCTGATTCTGCGGACGCGCGCCGGAAACACCCGCAAGGCCATTCAGGAGTGCTCGGCCAGCGAACTCATAGCCGTGGGCTTCTGGTTCGAGAACGGCGACGGAACGGATGACAGCGGAGCCGCGAAGCCGACGCTCGATGCAAGCTGCCTGAAATCCGTGAAGTGGATCGAGGAGCAGACCGGCTTCACCTTCTTCCCCGATGTCCCCGACGAGGTCAAGGAGCAGTGCAACCCCTCCGACTGGGGATTCTGACCGGAGCCGGGACCGGTTTCGGCCGTACGAAACGAGGGGAGTGCCGGATGGCACTCCCCTCGTTGGTTTCAATTCGGAAGGTTCCGGAGCTGTGTGCGATCCCCGGCATGCGGTCTCCGGCGTCCGGCCTTCTGTGCCCGGTCTCCTTCGTGTGGGCCTTCTGCCCCCCCCCTCCTGGGGTTACTTTGCCGCCTTGCTGCGGGGTGCGAAACGCCGGTAGAGTGCCCAGGCCGCCCAGCCCAGCACGGCACCGACCAGAGCGCCCCAGACCAGATCCATCGGGAAGTGTTTGCCCAGATAGATCCGCGAGTAGCAGACAACCAGTGTACAGCATATCATCAGCAACGTGAACCACCGCCGGCGGATGACCCGTGCCGAGAAGAGCGCCAACGCAACGATCGTCGCGGCGTGGGCCGAGACGCTTCCGTAGCGGCCGCTGACCGCTTCGATGGGGACGTGTACCGTCCAATGCCCCGAATACCCGGCCGCCGCAAGCTCCTCGGGCGAGAGCCAGCGCAGCGTCCGCAGCGAGTCGGGCGTGATGTCGAGCCCCTCGAGCGAAGGGGTGAACATCGGCCGCCAGCGCGGTTCGAAATCGGGCAGCAGACCGCCCAGCAGTCCGTTGTGTTTGAAGATCCCGGCCACCATGTCGGCCAGTGCCACCGCTGCGGCCATCAGCACCAGGAAGAGCAGCATCCCCCGCCAGCCCGAGCGTCGCCAGACGAGCCACAGGATCACCGCGTAGAGCGGAATCCACATCGTCGTTCCTGAAAGGGTGAGCATGATGCGGTCCCACACGGGTCCGCCGTCGAAGTTCAGCGCCAGAAAGAGTTGTTGGTCGAGGTTCTGCATCGTCGGGTCAGAATTGGAAGTAGATGAAGGGCTGGATGTCGCTCGACTTGATCTGCATGACACACCAGATCATCGCGGCGGCCATCACCACCTGCAGCACCAGCGGGGCGTTGACCACCACCTGCCGGGCCAGGGCATCGACCCGCCCCGGCATCAGGTGCAGGATGTATCCCGCGGCAATCAGGGCGAAGACCCCGGCATATCCGGCCACCACCTGCGGGATCATCGCCGGGTTGAAGTTCTCGAAGATCTGGTGCAGCATCAGCGAGACGGTCTGCATCGACTCGGCGCGGAACATCAGCCACCCGAAGCAGACCAGATTGAACGTCATGAAGATACCCGCCGCACGGCTCCACCAGTGCATCTGTGCGCCCGACACCTTGGCGCCCGGGACGACGCTCAGCCAGAGCTTGTGCAGCGCCAGCGCCACGCCGTGCAGCCCGCCCCAGAGGATGAAGCGCACCGCTGCACCGTGCCACAGTCCGCCGAGCAGCATCGTCAGGAGCAGATTCCAGTAGGTGCGCAGCCGTCCCTTGCGGTTGCCGCCCAGCGAGATGTAGAGGTAGTCGCGCAGCCACGACGAGAGCGAGATGTGCCACCGCCGCCAGAATTCGGTGATCGTGGCCGACTTGTAGGGTGCGTCGAAGTTCTTCGGGAAGCGGAAGCCCAGCAGCAGCGCGATGCCGATGGCCATGTCCGA is a genomic window containing:
- a CDS encoding phosphatase PAP2 family protein → MQNLDQQLFLALNFDGGPVWDRIMLTLSGTTMWIPLYAVILWLVWRRSGWRGMLLFLVLMAAAVALADMVAGIFKHNGLLGGLLPDFEPRWRPMFTPSLEGLDITPDSLRTLRWLSPEELAAAGYSGHWTVHVPIEAVSGRYGSVSAHAATIVALALFSARVIRRRWFTLLMICCTLVVCYSRIYLGKHFPMDLVWGALVGAVLGWAAWALYRRFAPRSKAAK